The proteins below are encoded in one region of Lactuca sativa cultivar Salinas chromosome 3, Lsat_Salinas_v11, whole genome shotgun sequence:
- the LOC111895819 gene encoding sm-like protein LSM8: MLGGPGLESVVDQIISVITNDGRNIVGVLKGFDQATNIILDESHERVYSTKEGVQQLVLGLYIIRGDNISIIGELDEELDASLDLAELRAHPLRPVIH; this comes from the exons ATGCTAGGTGGCCCTGGGCTTGAATCTGTTGTTGATC AAATCATTTCAGTTATCACAAATGATGGAAGAAACATAGTG GGAGTTCTAAAAGGTTTTGACCAAGCAACAAATataattctggatgaatctcacGAACGAGTTTATTCCACCAAG GAAGGAGTTCAACAACTTGTATTAGGCCTCTACATCATAAGGGGTGATAACAT AAGCATAATTGGGGAACTGGATGAGGAGCTTGATGCAAGCTTGGATTTGGCTGAACTGAGAGCTCATCCTCTAAGGCCTGTTATTCACTAA